The Leptospira langatensis genomic sequence AAGTGGCCAGTAACCGGATACGTCTCTTGGACGCCTCATCAGAATAGTAATATCTTACTTGGAGAAGATGGACAAGCAGGTGGCTGGGGCGGAGGCTTAAGTGGTGCGCTTGGCAATTTAAATGGTGGGATCAGTTTTGCACCTGGCTCTGGTGTGGATCTGAATATTAACTACAACTTTGGAGGAGAAGGCAGTTCTTTACCCAAGGGAATGTTTGCCGGGTTTGACTATAGTGCCGGTAGCGGAAGTTATACAGTCAATGGTGGTTATGATTTCAATCCTAAGGGAAATAACCATATAGGTATTACCGGATCAGCAAGTAGTACAGGATCTGCGAGCATAGGAGCTTTTTACAACTATGGTAATGCAGGCAACAAGACTGATGGTAGGAACGGTTTAGGCGGAACGTTAAACTATTCGAATGATGGAACGTTTAGAGCGAGTGGACAGTATAGAGGAGCGGATACCTGGTCATTAGGATATAATACAGAAACGCATAAATTCGGTAAAATAGAAGCGAATGAGAATTTCCAAAGAGATTTCAATACTTCGATTGCGCAAGAATTTGCAGGAGAGCATAAGTCAGTTGCACTGGAGACGATCATTCGTGGTGTAGGGGAACACTTAATAGCGAACGGAGTGATGAGCCGTGAAAAAGTGACTGAGATTATGGCTAAGGGTGAAGGAGAACATTTACTTAGTGAGTATCAAAAACATAAAGAAGAGATAGTTTCTCAGAAAGACGGAATGCAGAAGCTTACAGCAGAGATCCGTAAAACTTCGGAAGCATTATCACAAAGTACCGAGCGTCCAATGGAAGCGGTTGTAGGAGGCAAATCGGCAGAAGGGGTGTTCGAGAAGCTCTGGTCTAATATCAAGGGTGAAGCAATGCTTGCCTTTGGTGTAAAAGATACTGGCGGTATTCGAGTCAACGAAAAAGGTCAATTGGAGTTCGATACTTGTTTCGTAGCTGGGACATTAATCAGAACGAAATCAGGATTCACCCCGATAGAGAAGCTTAAAGTGGGAGACTATGTATTATCTCACAATGAGAAGACAGGGATCCTCTCTTATAACAAGATCACAGAGACATTTATTCATGATGTCCCAGCAATCTACCAGATCACGTATACAAATGGAACCAAAGTAGAGACAACCTGGAACCACCCATTCTATATCAAAGGACAGGGTTGGACTCAGGCTAAGTTCTTAACCAAAGAGAACCGCTCTGTTACTCTGACCAGTATTCAAAACGCAGCGATCTTGCAAGAGATGAGTCATAGACCTCACATGAATATTTCATTGGTAGCTCTGAATAATAAGGCCTCTGTTACGCCATGGAACGAGTTATACGAGGGAACTGCTGGGATTGCTAAGATAGAGAGAGTGATCCGTCCAGAGAAAGTGTATAACATAGAGGTCGAGGGAGATCATAGCTACTTTGTGACCAAGAATGGGTTACTGGTGCATAATTATGATGAGAAGATCCGAGGAATTATGGCTGACACTTCTTTAACTCCAAATGAGCGAATTAAGAAGATTTATGAACGCACAGAATTTGTTCATGAGGGCAAAAAATGGATTAGAGAAGAAATTGTTGTAGGAGAAAAAACTCTGAAGAATGGAACCAAAGAGCAAATTAAAGGTTTTTCATTCTTCACAAAAGAGAATCAGTTTGGAAGAACGGACCGATTAACATTTAAGGAAGTGGATTCGGGATTCAAAGACTCACATGGTAAGTCGATTAAAACCATTGAAGCGGTCCAGGTGCAGTCTGAAAATACAGATTACCCCGAAACTAAAACCTACGATAGATATTTCAACTGGAAAGGGGATACGGATAGGGTTGGAACATTGCCAACATTGAGCGAGAATCCACAGTTGCATAGAGATTACGCAATGAGATTTCTTGAGCAAAGGGGCTACACCGTCTTAAGAAACGAAGATGGCAGCCCGAGGATGGCTCCTGATAAGAAGTCAATATTAGTAGAAGGTGGAAGAGTTCTCTTAGGTTATGCGGATCGGACACAAAGGGATGTTACTTACAAAGGCGATGTGGTAATTCATGAATATCCAGATCACAAGCAAGGAGATCTAAAAGGTGGCCATATCTGTCAATCATCTGCACCAGCACTCATTTTAGAAGGAATGGGCTTCAAGATGACGCACGAACAGGTGCAAGAATTCGGAAGATTGAATGTAATGTTGGCGAAAGAGAACGCAATATTTGGCAAGGAATTAGACAATTTAAAACCTTCTCAAATTGAAGTGGAAGACTTTGTAAATAACACTTTCCCTGCTCTCGGGTTTACAGGTGGTGAGGTGAAATTGCGTGAAGGCACTTTTAAGTTAAAGGAACCAGACAGATCTCAATTCTTATCTGAAACTGAATACCAGAATGACTTGTCGAATTATAATTTAGCTAAAGCTCAATTTCAGGAACAGAAAAATCAGCAATTTAAAGAATGGGTAAAGAGCCAGATCGATCAAAATAAACCTGTAGTTGTTGCTGGTTCCTTTGCAGGTTTAGGTCACGTGGTGGCAATTGTAGGCTATGATAAGAATGGCTGGGTCATCCATGATTCCTATGGGGATGCAAATAGTGGTTATAAAGGTGGTGATCAGAAAAAGACTGGTCAATTTGTTAACTATGGCTACGATAAGTTTCCGATTAGTGTAGGCTATACTATCGCTCCGAGAGAAGGTGGTCCTTTAAATCGATCCCAGATGAAGGAAGTCAATGAAGCACGTTTTGCTTGGAAGGAAGCTCAAAACGATTTAAATGGCCTAAAGCCTGGCGTTTCTGCTAGTAAAAGAAAGGAATACCAGCAAGCAAGAGACAATGCAAAAAATAATTATTTTGAAATTACGAAGAAATATAAATTGGGAATAACTTGGAAATGAAATACAAGGTTTTATTGTTATCTGTTTTTTTAGTAGCCTTAGGTTTATCAGGACAAGAGGAAAAGCGGCAGTCTAAGGATTGTCGTAAAGTTAAGGATAATGAAGCATTACGAAATTTAAAATCATTAACGCTCGGCGAGGTTTTTCAAGGTGTTTTTAAAACGGCCGGAGGAGACGATACCGATTCGTTACAATGGGCTTCCTCTCATCTTCAAATGCCGAAGGCTAGCGGATGCTCTTACTCAGCGTTTAGTGTTCATCCGTATGCTGCAGGTAGCACTTGGTGTGAAGGAGTGGCTTCGGAAGGGATTGGGGAAGTGGTTCTTTCTTATATTGATGGCGATAAAAACTTTTTTTATATTCAGCCAGGAAATCAATCTTCAAAGAAAATATTTAGTGAACTGGCAAGACCAAAAGAAGTAACTATTTACTATTTAGTGCCAGATGAGATTGCTCATGAGCAACAAGGAGCGTTGGTATTTCGTCTTCCAGAGCTATCCGGTAAACAAAAGGTGACTTTAAAGGACGAAGTGGGATTTCAAAAAGTGATTATTGAAAATTACGATGCACTTAAGAAGGCTCTGAAGAAAAGTCGACTTCAAAAAGACTATGTACTTGTTGCATTGGAAA encodes the following:
- a CDS encoding NADase-type glycan-binding domain-containing protein; protein product: MKYKVLLLSVFLVALGLSGQEEKRQSKDCRKVKDNEALRNLKSLTLGEVFQGVFKTAGGDDTDSLQWASSHLQMPKASGCSYSAFSVHPYAAGSTWCEGVASEGIGEVVLSYIDGDKNFFYIQPGNQSSKKIFSELARPKEVTIYYLVPDEIAHEQQGALVFRLPELSGKQKVTLKDEVGFQKVIIENYDALKKALKKSRLQKDYVLVALEINSVYLGEKSEYKDITCVRNISNSMEEKYYKQVPK